The DNA sequence GAAAAAGTATTTTGATTTCGCTTACAGCAAGAACATATTCAGTATGTGTAGTTTAAAGTGATGAGATACCGATTTTCCAGCTATCCGCGAAAACGAACGTTATCTGTTTTAGTTGCTCAATGAGTTTCATGTTTTTTTACACCTTGTTGTGTTTTCTTTTTCAATATCAGCAAGTAATTGCTGTAAACGTAGATCAAGAACGAAGAAACGCCTTGAAAATCTAATTACGCTCGGTATCATGTACAGCACACTGGCATCATGTCCAGAATCTATGTGTGATATCAAGCCCCTGGAGCATCATATCAGAACAAAAACTGTTTATTTTGCGCATATTTGTTCCATATAAGCGTCATATCAGAACAAGGCCGTACAGGTTAATAACAAGCTATCCGACACAATCATCACTTTCACATATCTCAAGGGCGACATCATGGCATCCGAACTCAAGGCCCTTTGCGACCACCTCGTATTGTTTGCGGCAAACAATACGCAAGACAAAGCCGCGGGTGTTCAGGCGGCTCGCGACGGTCGCAAAGCAGGCTTCACCTAGGCAGACGTTCGAGCGTACTTCAACGAAAACACTGATTTCAAACCGGAACTCATTGACGTCCTACTTTCAAAGTACGACATGCTCGTACTCGCAGAGAAAATGTTTTCGCAGGGCGGAATGTAAACTTCATCACGCCTTCAACTTTCACTTCCTAATTGATACTACATGGGGTTTAACATGTCTGAAAAATCATGGCTCGACACTGCTGCAGATTGGTTTGTTGCTGGCTCCGCTGGGTTCGCCCTCTTCATGCTTGCGAAAGACACGTTCGGCCAGAAGGGCATCGACGCTCGAAAGGCCGACGAAGTCGCCCTTAAATGGTGGAACAATCTTTCGGAAGAACAGCAAGTCGAAATCGCAAATGCTGGCTACAACTACAATTCGATTTCCGCCGCGTTCTTTGACATGATTCAGGGTCATCCTGATCGCTATCTGCAGTTGATGCGTGTTCTTCAAGAGCACGGCTGAGAAACGCTGCTGAATCACACTTTTTGTCCAGCGTGAATACTGTGCGGTCGGATAACAAAAAAATGCACCCGAGTCGCGAAGTCGGGCGTTTTGACAATGGAGAATCTCTCGTCGCGACTGGGTGATTTTAGACGTTATACAATAAACTCTTTTGTTTCTTCAGACGTCCTGTAATTCGACCCAAAAAGCGGACTCCACAATGACCAATCCAGTAGACGTAAAGATTGGTTGTAGCAAGAACAACGACGGTACGTTCAACGCAGGCGTGTTTCTCAATGGACAGCAGATGGCCGACTTCCCACCGGTCACCGGCGATTGCGATGCAATCCTCGATCTATGGAACAAGGTCCGCGATTACTTTCCCGAACAACAATAATGCCAAAGAACCAGTCGATTCACGGGAGCCAGGAAACGTCGCGCGTTCACTGCGCTCATCAAAGTCAACTCCCGGCCCCGTGATCTACGTATAAATACCCATTCGTCGTGCGCCCGTGCTACGGGAGTGATGATCTTTTGATCGAATTCCGGTGTGACCACAGATCTAGTGGCTTCCCGAAAATGGTCAGTTTCCTCGAAGAGAATTACGGTATTTCGATTGAACCAGTATCTGAGAGCATGGTTTCATACGCCATTGCGACGGATGAATTCATCACCAAGGCCAGATGTGAAAAGGGGGCTATCACGATCACAGAAGACTGGTGTGGGCTATTCATCACTGCAGAAGGAAGAGCAAGCGAGATCATTGGCGATATTGAATCAATCCTCCTGGCCTCGGGGAAATTCGAGCGACTTGAGGTTGACTCAAGCAAGTCCACTTAACCAGGGTATCCACCGGATTTGCTACGCGTTCCGCAAACGCGGTAATACCTACAGTTATCATACTTAGAGACTAACTTGTCAGATCTAGAAGTATTCACATTTTTGGGGGATAGCCCTTTTTCGCAATGGGATCCTTGCTACTTCGTAATCGACGATGTCGAATATGCAAATATCTTGACCACAAGGTAGACATACCATGTCATTGAAGATCGATCTAAATACTGAATTGTCCTCACTCACGCTCGACGACAAGGGGTGCATTGATCTTCAGCTGATCCAAGCACCGACCGGTCAGCCGATCGTAGGAACACGCCTTGCTCTAACGCAATCCCAATCGCCAACACCGCCGTCAAACGACGAGATCAGTAAATGTCGTAAACTGCTCATCGGAACCAGGCCAAAATCGTTAACAGTCATGTCGTTCCATCCCGGACTCGCTGGCAATGAGGCTGACCTCGCATCGCTAGCTGCCGACAGAACGATTGTTGGCCTCAGGGGTATCGACTCCAATCTAAGCAACGTCACTAACATTGCTACGAACGGTGCACTCTATTCACAATCAAAGCTATCGCTTTCATCGGAAGACGTCGCGTTGAACGTAAAGCGTGGAAGCCGACTTAACATTTTCCTTCCAGACGGCGACACCGACAACATAGCATGGGCCGTCTTAAACTGTCACGACTATACTCATGTTGAATTGCTCAAGCTGCTGCAGAAGCATTCTATCGAATTACTTATTGTCGTTACGTACAACACAGCAACGCGACTGTTCTGGGAGTATGCGATATCGGATATTCACCGTCTCTTTTGCTTTGTAGTCGTCGTGAATGTGGCTGAGCTCGGAGGCTCGGCAGTATTTGCACCGTTTCGACGAATCGGCCGTGAAAAGAATGCTCAGATTGGCGCTGGCGGGCAGATCTTTGGGGCGCGGGGTGCGGGTGAGTTTCGAGTTGACGTTCCTATGGATATTGCCGAACTCAGAAGTCTTCGCACGGAATTTCGTGACTTTGGCTTTAAGGCAAAGTCGACACAGCTTTCCCGCGACAGTGACTATGTGCCAATGGTCCCATCTGAGCACTTTATGGACACCTTTGATCACAGTGCTGGTCCACCTTCCGTGCGTTCCGACGATGTAATTGATTTGCAAACTGAGTGGAACTTCAAACACCCTCGCGTTGCTGTCGCACAACTCAACCACATCGGGCTCGACGCTTACATTTCGACGAAGTATCGAATTCGAAATCACGACTCCTGTGACGAATTCGAGCATCTTCTCTCAGAGAGGCTTCTAGAGCTTGAATCCCGATGTCGATATCTAGGCGAGACCAGCGCGCACACTCTTCTGGACATGCTGGTGTTTCCAGAGGTATTCATTCCTCGCTCGTTCATTGCAACGCTTCAACGCTTCAGCAACCGACTGAAAACGACGATTGTTGCTGGAATCGACTATCCAGATGGCGACGAGGACGAAAACGCTAATGAATGTGTCATAATCCGTCCAAATCTCGTGCCGGAGCATTATCGCAAGGTGACGCGCTCTCAGTACGATGCTCATCGCAATGCTAACGGAGATCTCATGCCGATGCTCCGCGGCTCAAAATTGGTGCGTTTCGTAAATACTGCCGGTCGTGGATTTGGTGTTTTGATCTGCTACGACTACAGTCACATCGATCTCTTGTGCGAACTGTAAACAACGGCCAGAAAACGTAGCGCCTGCCGGGGAGTGGCAAATCGGTATAAAAACGTAGCGCCCAGATGACCACCTGCTGGTTTTGGGTCAGACTCTCAGTATATGAGTCAGTTCTGATCCGGAAACAGCGGGGGCAAGGGTGATTACAGATATGGAGTTATGGGGTGAGATCCGTCGGCGTGTTCTGACCGGAGAAATCAGTCAACGTGCTGCTCGTGACGAGTACGATATTCACTGGGACACGTTACAGAAAATTCTGACCTACTCGGAGCCACCGGGATACCGGCTGACTAAGCCCCGGCCTTCCAAGCTGGAGCCGTTCCTGCCGATCATTCATGAGATTCTGCAGAGTGACCGCAGTGTTCATCGCAAGCAGCGTCACACGGGGAAACGCATTTTCGAACGCTTGCGGGACGAACACGGGTATTCCGGTGGAATCACGATCGTCCGGGAAGCCATCCGTGACTGGAAAGCCCAGTCCCGCGAGGTTTTCCTGCCGCTCCGCCATCCTCCGGGTGAAGCCCAGGTGGACTTCGGCTTTGCCGATGTCTGGCTGGACGGCACACTGACCAAGGTCGCGTTATTTGTGATGACGTTACCTTATTCGGATGCCATTTTTATCCAGGCCTTTCCCCGGGAGTGTACGGAAGCCTTTCTGGAAGGACACAAACGGGCCTTTGAATTTCTGGGCGGTGTGCCGCAGCGAATCAGCTATGACAATTCGAAAATCGCAGTGGCCCGTCTGGTAGGGAACCGTGAGCGAAAAGTAACGACCGAGTTCCTGCGTCTGAAAAGCCACTTTCTGTTTGACGATCATTTCTGTCTGGTACGACGACCGAATGAGAAAGGCCATGTCGAGCGGTTGCTGGACTATGCCCGCAGCAACTTCCTGGTCCCCGTCCCCCGGATTGCTTCTCTGGAAGCCCTGAACCAGCAGTTAGTGCAATGCTGTCGGAACGATCTGCAGCGTCAGTTGCGGGGACAGACTTCTCCCAAACAGAGCCTGCTGGCGGAAGAACAACGGGAGTTCCTGCGTCCCCTGCCAGAGCAGATATTCGAAGCCTGCCGACTGGGACAGGCACACGCCGACTCCCTGTCGCTGGTCCGCTTTGATACCAACAGTTATTCGGTCCCTACAAAATACGCGCATCGTCAGATCACCATCGTGGCCACCATTGCTGAAGTACGGCTGTTGTTTGAAGAGACGTTAATCGCCCGGCACCAGCGGGACTGGGGACGGGAACAGACCCGTTTTAACCCGATTCATTACCTGAGTTTACTGGAACGGAAGCCGGGAGGCTTTGATCATGCCCGCCCCCTGGAAGACTGGGATCTGCCGGTCTGTCTGGGCATTCTCCGCCGCCGGCTGGAAGCCGAACTGCAGGCAACCGGCACGCGGGAGTTTATCAAGGTGCTGCGTCTGCTGGAACGCCATCCGCTGCCCACTCTGAAACGTGCGGTGGAACACGCGCTGGACATTGATGCGACCCGCGCTTCTGCCATTCGCCTGATTCTGGAATACCAGCAGGAGTCACCGCTGACTCTGTTCAGCCTGGAAGGCCGTCCCCACCTGAAGCTGGTACAGGTGGCACAGACGGATGTTTCTGCTTACCAGTCCCTGTTAATCGGAGGTTAAACGTGACCAGAAAACAAACCAAAAGTCTGGTGCTGCTGCAGCACCATCTCAAGAACCTGAGGCTGCCCACCATCCTCAGAGAATGCGAAAAGATCGCCGCCCGTTGTGCCACTGACAATGTCGACCATCTGGGATTCCTGTTACAGTTATGTGAACTGGAACTGATTGAACGGGATCGCCGGGCCGCGGAACGACGTCTGAAGGCGGCAAAGTTCCCGACGTATAAGACCCTGGAAACGTTCGATTTTCAGGCCCAGCCCGGCCTCAATAAACTGCTGGTCAGCGAACTGATGCGGGGTGAGTTTATCGAGCAGCGGGAGAACATCCTGCTGGTGGGCAATTCCGGCACCGGCAAGACGCACCTGGCAGTGGCCCTGGGGATTGCCGCCTGCGGCCAGGGAAAACGGGTCCGCTTTTATCAGGTCACCGAACTGATCACCCAGTTAATGGAAGCCCGTGAAGAGCGGGAGTTAACCCGCCTGAAAAAACAGCTCGCGAAACTCGATCTGCTGATCCTGGATGAACTGGGATATGTCCCCGCCAGTAAACTCGGCTCTGAGTTGCTGTTCGACGTCATCAGCACAGCGTATGAACGTTTCAGCCTGATCGTAACGACCAATCTGCCCTTTGAAAACTGGACTGAGGTCTTGGGCAGCGAACGGCTGACAGGGGCCACGCTCGATCGGCTCACTCATCGCTGCCACATCCTGGAAACCACTGGTGAAAGTTACCGGTTACAGGATGCCAAACGGCGGCACACAAAAAGCTCAAGCAAGCAACCGCGACTGACGAAATAACAAAAGACCACGCATTCGTCTCCACACAGCCACATCAGGACGAATCCTGCACTGACAGCGCTACGGTTTTCAACCGGCAGGCGCTACGTTTTCTGACCGTTGTTTACATGGAAAGCGATTGAGTAACAAGTCTCGTAGGTGGCTACGTCCCATTTGATTTCCTGATATCTACAGGACTGGTGAGATAAAACTTTTCCTTGAAAAAACATAGAGACATCTTCTTAATTAATCCAGAATATCGAATAGTGGGGTAAGATTTGAATATGGACAAGCTGGACAACGTCACGTCGTCATACTCTTGTGCAGGAATTGCAAGTTTGTTACGAAGCCAGTGAGCAGCGTGCCAGTTGTGAGCACTTCTTCCCACGAGCTAGTTTATGACCACTACTATGGAGAAGGTCTACTAATGGGGGGCAACATTCCCGGCGTAATTGGAGCTGCCAAGTTCGGATAACTTGGCAGCCAGCCAGTCTCAATAATAAGAGTTGGAGTATGGACTGTATGGTAGACCAGACATTAGTCGCCATGCATTTTTGGCTGTTGATATTTTCTGAAGCGCCTATTACAGGATCATTCATCTATATCAAAAAGATAACGCTTCCTTTTATATTCTCGTTTCCTGGCAACTTTTCTCTTCAGAGAATGAGCAGTGCGCTTGATGGCGTTTCTGAATGCGATAGTGGCTTTCTCGTGTGTTTCTTTTACGATGATTGGAGAGCCAGTCCGTGAATGAACAACGATGCAACATCTTTTTCCCAAACCACCCCGAGGACCATTGAGATCGGTCAATGAGATCGAGACTGCCTTTATCCAGTCTTCAACCCTTTCGACTGCATTCATCCACTGGGTTTCGATGAATTCTCTTGCACGGGAACTGCAATCTTTGGGGGAAGCAACGAGCTCAAATTTATATTCTTTCATCATTTCTCCTCCGCAGTACCAAAACTAAATATACTGCTACTGTTTTCAGTGATAAGAGGACTTTTCAGAATTACCCTGGATGTGTCGCCTGAAATCAATTCTGAGAAGGCCCCCAAATATCTCTACAGTCTTACTATGTGATGCTTAACTGAAGTGTCATATTTTCGATAGGATCTTCAATCTGCTCAACTTTATTTACTCTTATTCAACTGCAATGTTCAAAATACTCTAGTGAACTAAATGAGTGGCTGCATTAAAACAAGGTTCTTCATAATAAGCGATTAAAATCAGATCATACTCTTCTGATTCATGCTTTCGTAGATCTTCGTAAAAACTACGAAAACGCCTAATAAGATTGGTTGAGACATTTTCACTGTGTTCTGAGGCTAATAAAGTATCAGCATTTTCAGCAATTGCACTAACTTCCAAGTATAGTTCTTCGTGCTGCGATTTAAGACGCGTAGCTTCTTTGCTGAGAACCGGAATAATATTTGACGGACCGATGAAATAACCTAGTGCATCTTCAAGTGAGAAATGCATTGCTAAAAGATCACGTAATTCGTGGATTAATTCACTAAACCGCTTGGGTTCAAGAAATGTTTTATCATTTACTGAGCAAAGTGTATTGAGCAATTCTAATAGTTCATCAAGCTGTAAATTATTATCCTTTATTTCTTGTAGAAAAGCGGCATTAACTGTGATATTAGGTCTTTGTGTAATCATAATTATAAATCTTCCTGAATATTGAAAAGAGTATTGAAAGCCATTCAAGAATTATGATTTAAATCTGTCCCTAATACGGCTTGCTGACTCAGAGATATAAATCAAGTTTTAGTTCTTGAAAAGTGAACCAGATTGTTTCGAAGTATTTTCCTATCAAAGCAACTTTAACCAGATAATACATGCTATTAATAGGCAGGTGACAACAAGGCACTTTATACAGACCCAGACCCAACGATCTGCTTTCGAATGCTTGCGAGTTATCTGAAATCTGTCATGGATATCTAAACGATTTCTATTTTTTTTATATGGTACTTCTAGTGGCATAAGTTTCTCCTGAACCCATTAACAAACTAATCTTATTCTCCTTATCCATTGGGTTGCAAAATACGTACCGATGCGAATCGTTAAACTCGAAAATATAATAGAGAGAAATACTTTTCTAATTTCCCAATTTGTTTTAGAAGCAAAAATCTCCAAAAGTATCTCACTAGTTTTTCTAAGCTTAATTCCCAGACTGACATCTTGTAGAATATTGATACAGCCTGAGAGTAAATCATCAACATTTGGCCCTCATATTCTTTGCATGAGGATCAACTACCGTTACTCAGAAAATCAACGGTATGACCTCCGATGGAATTAGTGAAATGGAAAATAATCCAAACGCAAATAAGACGTTTACATTTAGATTTGCAGGGCATATCACAATGACAGTCCAAGAACTGATCACTAGAATGGATACAAAAGAAATTGTAGAAGGGGCGATGCTTTACAAGCTGGAGCTATTTGCTGTCTCGGACGTCTTGAATATTCAGCCTAAAATCGCGCCTAATTCTGAAGAA is a window from the Gimesia benthica genome containing:
- the istB gene encoding IS21-like element helper ATPase IstB; this translates as MTRKQTKSLVLLQHHLKNLRLPTILRECEKIAARCATDNVDHLGFLLQLCELELIERDRRAAERRLKAAKFPTYKTLETFDFQAQPGLNKLLVSELMRGEFIEQRENILLVGNSGTGKTHLAVALGIAACGQGKRVRFYQVTELITQLMEAREERELTRLKKQLAKLDLLILDELGYVPASKLGSELLFDVISTAYERFSLIVTTNLPFENWTEVLGSERLTGATLDRLTHRCHILETTGESYRLQDAKRRHTKSSSKQPRLTK
- the istA gene encoding IS21 family transposase gives rise to the protein MELWGEIRRRVLTGEISQRAARDEYDIHWDTLQKILTYSEPPGYRLTKPRPSKLEPFLPIIHEILQSDRSVHRKQRHTGKRIFERLRDEHGYSGGITIVREAIRDWKAQSREVFLPLRHPPGEAQVDFGFADVWLDGTLTKVALFVMTLPYSDAIFIQAFPRECTEAFLEGHKRAFEFLGGVPQRISYDNSKIAVARLVGNRERKVTTEFLRLKSHFLFDDHFCLVRRPNEKGHVERLLDYARSNFLVPVPRIASLEALNQQLVQCCRNDLQRQLRGQTSPKQSLLAEEQREFLRPLPEQIFEACRLGQAHADSLSLVRFDTNSYSVPTKYAHRQITIVATIAEVRLLFEETLIARHQRDWGREQTRFNPIHYLSLLERKPGGFDHARPLEDWDLPVCLGILRRRLEAELQATGTREFIKVLRLLERHPLPTLKRAVEHALDIDATRASAIRLILEYQQESPLTLFSLEGRPHLKLVQVAQTDVSAYQSLLIGG
- a CDS encoding carbon-nitrogen hydrolase family protein; protein product: MSLKIDLNTELSSLTLDDKGCIDLQLIQAPTGQPIVGTRLALTQSQSPTPPSNDEISKCRKLLIGTRPKSLTVMSFHPGLAGNEADLASLAADRTIVGLRGIDSNLSNVTNIATNGALYSQSKLSLSSEDVALNVKRGSRLNIFLPDGDTDNIAWAVLNCHDYTHVELLKLLQKHSIELLIVVTYNTATRLFWEYAISDIHRLFCFVVVVNVAELGGSAVFAPFRRIGREKNAQIGAGGQIFGARGAGEFRVDVPMDIAELRSLRTEFRDFGFKAKSTQLSRDSDYVPMVPSEHFMDTFDHSAGPPSVRSDDVIDLQTEWNFKHPRVAVAQLNHIGLDAYISTKYRIRNHDSCDEFEHLLSERLLELESRCRYLGETSAHTLLDMLVFPEVFIPRSFIATLQRFSNRLKTTIVAGIDYPDGDEDENANECVIIRPNLVPEHYRKVTRSQYDAHRNANGDLMPMLRGSKLVRFVNTAGRGFGVLICYDYSHIDLLCEL